A section of the Paenibacillus aurantius genome encodes:
- a CDS encoding LTA synthase family protein, with product MPNGLRRFFPLFMQAFTLLLLCFLPLFLTEFMSRGELREEAAWVLRGGPAFWVNTLLMLGLLLLLTSVLGRLRWSYWLVSAILLTLSLVSGIKLKMLGVPLLPWDFVLAGETKDMAGYIKGIVTPGSVLALVTFAVLSYLVLYRLSSLPLRIGWSTRLWCGAGAAAILVILYMDKPVNPLLAVNIKPLAWNQAENVRANGFALSTLLNTKLSPGGEINGYTDEAVNAIMDQSVPVAGEPSSFQPNVIVVLSESFWDPTVMTNVSFSRDPLPFFHSLQKTSTSGWLLSPQFGGGTANVEFEVLTGNSMRFLPQGSIAYNQYIDKPIDTLASILTRQGYTATAVSPFHNWYFNSRKVYENFGFGQFIPIEFFNPVYEGPYIADREVANVIISESRKTPGRDFIFANTMENHFHYYPGKFNDNTIKVNGPVNADSRGQLETYAQGTSSADAMLQQLVEHYKTVDEPTIVVFFGDHLPFLGDDYKVYKDAKYLTDGDPDLLNKMYRTPYVVWNNYLPENPARVDMSPSFLGPYVLKQAKLQGNAYTDFLSRLYERIPLIPPKDKYEQYRIKEDDLKEYETLQYDVLFGEQHLFKKEKDRILQPGYRLGYGPLEIEKVSPEALAPGGQADLKITVTGANLPALGVLYANGKALVTKAGQPGTLSASLPKDLLKAGSVELKVKVIDSKETVIAETAGVTLPVQPSAP from the coding sequence ATGCCAAACGGGTTACGCCGCTTCTTCCCTCTGTTTATGCAAGCGTTTACTTTGCTGCTTCTTTGCTTCCTTCCGCTTTTTCTAACGGAATTCATGAGCCGGGGGGAGCTAAGGGAGGAGGCGGCCTGGGTCCTGCGCGGCGGACCGGCTTTCTGGGTGAATACGCTGCTGATGCTCGGTCTTCTGCTCCTGCTGACCTCCGTGTTAGGAAGGCTCCGGTGGTCGTATTGGCTCGTTTCCGCCATCCTGCTTACCCTATCCCTGGTGAGTGGAATCAAGCTGAAGATGCTTGGCGTCCCTCTTCTTCCTTGGGATTTCGTTCTGGCGGGGGAAACCAAAGACATGGCGGGATACATCAAGGGAATCGTTACGCCGGGCAGCGTTCTGGCGCTGGTGACCTTTGCTGTCCTGAGTTACCTGGTGCTGTACAGGCTCTCTTCCCTTCCCCTCAGGATAGGGTGGTCAACCAGGTTGTGGTGCGGGGCGGGAGCCGCTGCCATTCTCGTGATTCTCTACATGGACAAACCGGTCAATCCCCTGCTTGCGGTTAACATCAAGCCGCTGGCCTGGAACCAGGCGGAGAATGTCCGTGCGAACGGCTTTGCCCTATCCACTCTGCTCAATACGAAGCTGAGTCCGGGCGGAGAGATTAACGGCTACACCGACGAAGCCGTGAATGCGATCATGGACCAGTCCGTTCCGGTCGCGGGCGAGCCTTCCAGCTTCCAGCCTAACGTGATTGTCGTTCTGAGCGAATCGTTCTGGGATCCGACCGTCATGACCAACGTGTCGTTCAGCCGTGATCCGCTGCCCTTCTTCCACTCCCTTCAGAAGACATCCACAAGCGGATGGCTGCTTTCGCCGCAGTTCGGAGGAGGAACGGCCAATGTCGAATTCGAGGTGCTCACCGGCAATTCCATGCGCTTCCTGCCGCAGGGATCTATCGCCTACAACCAATATATTGATAAACCGATCGACACCCTCGCTTCCATCCTGACCCGTCAGGGCTACACGGCAACGGCCGTCAGTCCCTTCCACAACTGGTACTTCAATTCCCGCAAGGTGTACGAGAATTTCGGATTCGGCCAATTCATTCCGATAGAATTCTTTAATCCTGTATATGAGGGCCCTTATATAGCAGACCGCGAGGTGGCGAATGTCATCATCTCTGAAAGCCGTAAAACGCCCGGGCGCGACTTTATTTTTGCCAATACGATGGAAAATCACTTCCATTACTATCCGGGTAAATTCAATGACAACACCATCAAAGTAAACGGTCCGGTCAATGCCGACTCGCGGGGTCAGCTGGAAACCTATGCCCAAGGAACCTCGTCCGCCGACGCGATGCTTCAGCAGCTGGTGGAGCATTACAAGACCGTAGACGAACCTACGATTGTTGTGTTTTTCGGCGATCATCTGCCCTTCCTCGGAGACGATTATAAGGTTTACAAGGATGCCAAGTATTTGACGGACGGCGATCCCGATCTGCTCAACAAAATGTACCGGACCCCGTATGTGGTGTGGAATAACTATCTGCCGGAGAACCCCGCTCGGGTAGACATGAGCCCCTCCTTCCTCGGGCCATATGTGCTTAAACAAGCCAAGCTGCAAGGGAACGCTTACACCGACTTTCTATCCCGGTTGTATGAGCGGATTCCCCTTATTCCCCCGAAGGATAAATATGAACAATACCGGATTAAAGAGGATGACTTAAAGGAATACGAAACCCTCCAATATGACGTCTTGTTTGGGGAGCAGCATCTATTCAAAAAAGAAAAGGACCGGATCCTCCAGCCCGGTTACCGGTTGGGGTACGGTCCTCTCGAGATCGAGAAAGTAAGTCCGGAAGCTTTGGCTCCCGGAGGCCAGGCGGATCTGAAGATAACGGTTACGGGGGCCAACCTTCCCGCCTTGGGGGTCCTTTATGCTAACGGCAAAGCCCTGGTTACAAAAGCCGGTCAGCCCGGCACCCTGTCGGCTTCCCTGCCGAAGGACCTGCTGAAAGCCGGCTCGGTCGAGCTTAAGGTGAAGGTCATCGACAGCAAGGAGACGGTCATCGCCGAAACCGCCGGTGTCACCCTGCCGGTTCAGCCCTCCGCCCCTTAA
- a CDS encoding FAD-dependent oxidoreductase: MSQQPPSSRFPQFPESYWIASEEIPAQPKLMEDIEADVTIVGAGLTGLTTAYLLAERGVRVVVLEAGRMVHGTTGHTTAKVTAQHSLFYDELISHFGEDKARLYYQANQEAVDFVKKLVNDHSIGCQLSEEDAYVYTQSDSYVEKLQKEAEAYRKLGIPGGYAERISLPYETKGAVGMKNQAQFNPVPFLKHLAGHIIRMGGRIYENTTVNGVSKEEMPKVKTSDGHQVTCRHVVVASHFPFNDRNGFYFSRLHAERSYVIAGKTKVPFPGGMYISAETPTRSLRSVRIDGEPMVIFGGEGHKTGQGICTFQYYEALEQFAREEFGLEEIAYRWSAQDLYTLDKVPYIGQMLKDQPNIYMATGYKKWGMSTSVAAAILNTRLITGEGSPYAELFSPQRFHADPDVKTFVAQNTNVAANLLAGKLDLNYRKPEELGSDEGGVVKIKGKRTGAYRDKQGQLHLVDTTCKHMGCEVNWNAAERTWDCPCHGSRYDHTGQVIEGPAKQALDPVKGE; encoded by the coding sequence ATGTCTCAGCAACCTCCATCGTCCCGGTTTCCACAGTTTCCCGAATCCTATTGGATCGCTTCCGAGGAAATCCCTGCCCAGCCCAAGCTCATGGAAGATATCGAGGCCGACGTGACGATTGTGGGAGCCGGCCTTACCGGTCTTACCACCGCTTATCTTCTGGCCGAGCGTGGGGTAAGGGTGGTCGTTCTCGAAGCCGGCAGGATGGTTCACGGAACGACGGGCCATACGACAGCCAAGGTCACGGCTCAGCACAGCCTGTTCTACGACGAGCTTATTTCCCATTTTGGAGAGGACAAGGCCAGGCTTTACTACCAGGCCAATCAGGAAGCCGTCGATTTTGTCAAAAAGCTGGTTAACGACCACAGCATCGGCTGTCAGCTAAGCGAAGAAGACGCCTATGTTTACACCCAGTCCGATTCCTATGTCGAGAAACTCCAAAAAGAAGCCGAAGCCTATCGTAAGCTCGGGATTCCCGGGGGATATGCGGAGCGGATTTCCCTTCCGTATGAGACCAAAGGCGCGGTGGGAATGAAGAACCAGGCTCAGTTCAATCCGGTGCCTTTCCTGAAGCATCTCGCCGGCCACATCATCCGCATGGGCGGCAGAATCTATGAGAATACGACGGTCAACGGTGTGTCCAAGGAAGAGATGCCCAAGGTCAAGACGAGCGACGGTCATCAGGTGACCTGCCGCCACGTGGTGGTGGCTTCGCACTTTCCTTTCAATGACCGGAACGGCTTCTATTTCTCCCGGCTTCACGCGGAACGCTCCTATGTCATCGCCGGCAAAACGAAGGTTCCGTTCCCCGGGGGGATGTACATCAGTGCCGAAACCCCCACGAGGTCCCTGCGTTCGGTCCGGATAGACGGCGAACCGATGGTCATTTTCGGCGGCGAAGGCCATAAGACGGGGCAGGGCATCTGCACCTTCCAGTATTACGAAGCCCTGGAACAGTTCGCCCGGGAGGAATTCGGACTTGAGGAGATAGCTTACCGGTGGTCCGCCCAGGATCTCTATACGCTGGATAAAGTACCGTACATTGGACAAATGCTGAAGGACCAACCCAACATCTATATGGCGACGGGGTATAAAAAATGGGGGATGAGTACCAGCGTGGCGGCGGCCATCCTTAACACGCGGCTGATTACCGGCGAGGGCAGCCCCTATGCGGAGCTGTTCTCCCCTCAGCGCTTCCATGCCGACCCCGACGTGAAAACATTCGTTGCCCAGAACACCAACGTAGCCGCCAACCTGTTGGCGGGCAAGCTCGACCTCAATTACCGCAAGCCCGAAGAACTGGGCAGCGATGAAGGAGGCGTCGTCAAGATCAAGGGCAAGCGTACGGGGGCTTACCGGGACAAGCAGGGCCAGCTTCATCTGGTCGACACCACCTGCAAGCATATGGGGTGCGAAGTGAATTGGAACGCGGCCGAGCGCACTTGGGATTGTCCCTGCCATGGCTCCCGTTACGACCACACGGGCCAGGTTATCGAAGGTCCGGCCAAGCAGGCCCTTGATCCTGTCAAGGGAGAGTAA
- a CDS encoding type III polyketide synthase produces MDYKRRQDPVILGIGTVVPDGLIIQSEVAGRLAEGLKEYPDSMRWAKRIFRGCGVETRYTCEPELLREASECSYLPYASGQAAPTTRERMEKYKREAVPLAVQAARRALADSGIGPDALTHLMTVSCTGQFLPGLDASLVQELGLSGRVNRIPLQFLGCAAGLKAIGLARQTVAGEQEAKVLVVCVELCTLHIQPSTRREALFGASFFGDGASACVIGAEEESRQGYYRLLDSRSVLFPDSAGDMVWEVGNHGFELYLSPDIPKLLGRHLPDELGRFLEGRRKPELWAIHPGGRGIVDTLEDIFALTEEQTFPSRHILSRYGNMSSATILFVLQEMRRQQVELGKREAEGTALAFGPGLTAELLRFQYV; encoded by the coding sequence ATGGATTATAAACGTAGACAAGACCCCGTCATTCTGGGAATAGGGACGGTGGTTCCGGATGGCCTTATCATCCAATCCGAGGTGGCGGGCAGGCTGGCGGAAGGGCTTAAGGAATACCCCGATTCGATGCGCTGGGCCAAACGAATCTTTCGCGGATGCGGGGTGGAGACCCGTTATACCTGCGAACCGGAGCTCCTCCGGGAGGCTTCGGAATGCTCTTATCTACCTTATGCCTCCGGACAAGCCGCCCCCACCACGAGAGAACGGATGGAGAAATACAAGCGGGAGGCGGTTCCTTTGGCGGTGCAGGCCGCTAGGCGGGCGCTGGCCGACAGCGGGATCGGGCCCGATGCCCTTACCCATCTGATGACCGTGAGCTGTACGGGGCAATTTCTTCCCGGTCTTGATGCTTCCCTCGTCCAAGAGCTGGGTCTGTCCGGCCGGGTTAACCGGATCCCTCTCCAATTCCTCGGATGTGCCGCCGGCTTGAAAGCGATCGGGCTGGCCCGGCAAACGGTGGCGGGAGAGCAGGAGGCCAAGGTACTCGTGGTCTGCGTAGAGCTGTGCACCCTGCACATACAGCCTTCTACCCGAAGGGAAGCTTTGTTCGGAGCTTCGTTTTTCGGGGACGGAGCGTCCGCCTGCGTAATCGGAGCGGAGGAGGAGAGCCGGCAGGGTTATTACCGGCTTCTGGACAGCCGGTCGGTGCTCTTTCCGGATTCGGCGGGCGATATGGTGTGGGAGGTCGGCAACCACGGCTTCGAGCTGTACCTTTCTCCCGACATTCCCAAGCTTCTCGGGCGGCATCTTCCGGACGAGCTGGGCCGGTTCCTGGAAGGACGGAGGAAGCCCGAGCTGTGGGCCATCCACCCGGGCGGCCGGGGGATCGTGGATACGCTGGAGGATATTTTCGCGTTGACGGAGGAACAGACCTTCCCGAGCCGCCATATCCTGAGCCGCTACGGGAACATGTCTTCCGCCACGATTCTATTCGTTCTTCAGGAAATGAGAAGGCAGCAGGTCGAGCTGGGAAAAAGAGAAGCGGAGGGAACGGCGCTTGCCTTCGGCCCGGGCTTGACGGCCGAGCTTCTCCGGTTTCAATATGTTTAG
- a CDS encoding methyltransferase domain-containing protein → MFSFLDRRAEQPELMDDLRAGGPELEEALVHLRRLNRIFHAAGPLLYGVDRLWREAGKPARLTVLDAGCGSGEGNRRVLQWADSRGVDVRVTLVDRSEEACTEAARLFRYEPRVQVRQGDLFGLSLREADIVTAGQVFHHFGQEELPAAARALAEASTIGTVIHDIHRHWIAWCAVWLTARLVSRNRYIRHDGPLSVHKGFREGDWKKVGDELAGYRLTCSWRPLFRYAVLVTREPRSL, encoded by the coding sequence ATGTTTAGCTTCCTAGACCGGCGGGCGGAGCAGCCCGAGCTGATGGATGACCTCCGCGCCGGAGGGCCGGAGCTGGAGGAGGCGCTTGTGCATCTGCGCCGGCTTAACCGAATCTTCCACGCAGCCGGTCCTCTGCTCTATGGAGTGGATCGGCTGTGGCGGGAGGCGGGCAAGCCGGCCCGGCTGACGGTGCTTGATGCCGGCTGCGGATCGGGCGAAGGGAACAGGCGGGTCCTCCAATGGGCGGATTCCCGGGGGGTGGACGTTCGGGTCACCTTGGTCGACCGGTCGGAGGAAGCGTGTACCGAGGCAGCCCGTCTGTTCCGCTACGAGCCACGGGTCCAAGTCAGGCAGGGGGACCTGTTCGGGCTGTCTCTACGTGAGGCGGATATCGTGACCGCCGGTCAAGTATTTCATCACTTCGGCCAGGAGGAGCTTCCGGCTGCGGCCCGGGCGTTGGCGGAAGCTTCCACGATTGGCACCGTCATTCATGATATTCACCGGCATTGGATAGCCTGGTGCGCAGTCTGGCTGACGGCCCGACTGGTTTCGCGCAACCGCTATATCCGCCACGACGGACCGTTGTCCGTTCACAAAGGCTTTCGCGAGGGGGACTGGAAGAAGGTGGGGGACGAGCTGGCGGGATACCGCCTGACCTGCTCGTGGAGGCCCTTGTTCCGGTACGCGGTGCTGGTGACCAGGGAGCCGCGAAGTCTTTGA
- a CDS encoding NAD(P)/FAD-dependent oxidoreductase: MEACYDVAIIGAGIAGSAVSKLLSDKGWKTLLLDRRMFPRHKVCGEFLSPEALSMLEGLGVKPEIEARSPAILTKARLVPAQGEAVEIPLPGPAWGLSRYALDPILQRAAVQAGTELHTGMTVADVQAGDGICSIAARSRNGSVSLQARTVIYACGSREGNQPAGEAPTYMGVKAHMAGLAPSGAVELYFFPGGYLGLNEVEGGVFNAAALIHPRAFEGTEGTVFSLLREAARRNPQLEERLAHAEWLPGTASACFPVRLSRRPVFWNRFAQVGDAALLLPPLCGDGMSVALRSALICAGLADRFLAGESTVEDWQTRYTEAMSSQIRRPLRWGNRLHAASERTLLPAVLFRLAGVSPWLASSLLKATRLKDFADG, from the coding sequence ATGGAAGCCTGTTATGATGTGGCGATTATTGGAGCAGGAATCGCAGGCAGCGCGGTAAGCAAGCTTCTGTCCGATAAGGGATGGAAAACGCTCCTGCTTGACCGCCGAATGTTTCCGCGTCACAAAGTGTGCGGCGAATTCCTCTCGCCCGAAGCCTTAAGCATGCTGGAGGGGCTCGGGGTCAAACCGGAAATCGAAGCCCGGAGCCCGGCGATCCTGACGAAAGCCCGGCTGGTTCCCGCCCAGGGGGAGGCGGTGGAGATCCCGCTCCCCGGCCCGGCTTGGGGCCTTAGCCGGTACGCCCTCGACCCCATCCTCCAGCGTGCCGCGGTTCAGGCAGGAACGGAGCTGCACACGGGGATGACCGTGGCGGACGTTCAGGCGGGGGATGGAATCTGTTCGATAGCGGCCCGAAGCCGGAACGGCAGCGTTTCGTTACAGGCGCGGACCGTCATCTATGCCTGCGGAAGCCGGGAAGGGAATCAGCCGGCAGGCGAAGCCCCCACCTATATGGGGGTGAAAGCCCACATGGCGGGGCTGGCGCCATCCGGAGCGGTCGAGCTCTATTTCTTCCCGGGAGGCTATCTGGGCCTGAACGAGGTGGAGGGGGGAGTATTCAACGCGGCCGCGCTGATTCATCCACGTGCCTTCGAAGGGACGGAGGGAACGGTATTTAGCCTCCTCCGGGAGGCGGCGCGGCGGAATCCACAGCTCGAAGAGAGACTGGCCCATGCGGAGTGGCTGCCGGGAACGGCCTCCGCTTGTTTCCCCGTCCGGCTGAGCCGCAGACCGGTGTTCTGGAACCGGTTCGCCCAAGTGGGGGACGCCGCTCTCCTGCTTCCCCCGCTATGCGGGGACGGCATGTCCGTCGCCCTTCGCTCAGCGCTTATATGCGCGGGGCTTGCCGACCGGTTCCTGGCGGGGGAGAGCACGGTCGAGGACTGGCAAACCCGGTATACCGAAGCGATGAGCTCTCAGATTCGCCGGCCGCTCCGCTGGGGAAACCGGCTGCATGCTGCAAGCGAGCGGACGCTGCTTCCCGCTGTGCTTTTTCGGCTGGCCGGGGTGAGCCCTTGGCTGGCCTCCTCGCTTCTTAAAGCTACCCGCCTGAAAGATTTTGCTGACGGATGA
- a CDS encoding MMPL family transporter, with product MLLLRLGMTAFRFPRTVLMLWGMLLALSAGPAFDLPGVLKDHGLVADGSYLEVKHRLSAEFGIPEDPVLVLFNKRSGASGMEFIRFIKRTMEELKEVPGVRGYLSPLEKEGMLKDTAAYGILILPPAGSERTAVVTRLRDKLPLDLSATVRLTGKPVVQQDVNVASRRDLGRAERIGLPAAFLILWWAFRGPVSALLPVAAGLTAVVTAMGALSRLGQAFELSHFVLNVVPMVGIALSIDFALLLVSRYREELGRLTAEKAMNRTLRTAGRAVFYSACCVALGLAGICSIRLPMFQSVTAGALTVLAAAVLAAFTLLPAALALLTPVMKSRNRERGLAGTSRPDLWQRLARQLLARPFRTGGLALILLAIGMMPLRTMGIAIPDASSLPAGYESRAAAEAYEELFGEGGKARVDLLLQGKPGLSDKEVREEVYRLVDKLKRDPQVLRVDTDLLIVPPAQGRNEGRPSSDSGMAAASLGSPSTAGTSVLLPITLRAGTHTKEAREWVRSWDREGSGGPVAYRLGGEAKYEQEVFDAVRDGLPASVGFIGTSTFLVLLIAFRSFVIAVKAIVMNALSLAASFGILAAVFSQGAFGMEPYPVALMIPVFVFGLVFGVSMDYGIFMLSRMAEHYQLTGDNERAVTYGVASTSRLLTAAAAIMVAVTLPFAFGEVVGVRQLGVGIAAAVALDATVIRLMLVPPLMKLLGDWNWRLPKLFR from the coding sequence ATGCTCCTGTTAAGATTGGGCATGACCGCTTTCCGGTTTCCCCGTACGGTCCTTATGCTGTGGGGCATGCTGCTCGCCCTGTCGGCGGGTCCGGCCTTTGACCTTCCCGGCGTTCTTAAGGATCATGGGCTGGTCGCCGATGGGAGCTATCTGGAGGTTAAGCATAGGCTCTCCGCCGAATTCGGGATTCCGGAGGATCCGGTCCTTGTCCTGTTCAACAAGCGATCCGGCGCATCCGGCATGGAATTCATCCGGTTCATCAAGCGGACCATGGAGGAGTTGAAAGAAGTTCCAGGGGTGCGCGGCTATCTTTCCCCTCTCGAAAAGGAAGGAATGCTCAAGGACACCGCGGCTTATGGCATCCTGATCCTTCCTCCTGCCGGCAGCGAAAGAACCGCCGTCGTTACCCGCTTGAGGGATAAGCTTCCCCTGGACCTATCCGCCACGGTAAGGCTGACGGGAAAGCCGGTCGTGCAGCAGGATGTAAACGTTGCGAGCCGGCGGGATCTCGGCCGAGCGGAACGGATCGGGCTTCCAGCCGCTTTTCTGATCCTCTGGTGGGCGTTCCGCGGCCCGGTCTCCGCCCTTCTTCCCGTGGCGGCCGGTCTCACCGCTGTAGTCACCGCCATGGGGGCTTTGTCGAGGCTCGGCCAAGCCTTCGAGCTTTCCCATTTTGTTCTCAATGTGGTTCCAATGGTGGGCATTGCGCTCAGCATTGATTTTGCACTCCTGTTGGTGAGCCGCTACCGGGAAGAGCTCGGCCGGTTGACCGCCGAAAAGGCCATGAACCGAACGCTCCGGACTGCCGGACGGGCCGTCTTCTATTCGGCCTGCTGCGTAGCCCTGGGGCTGGCCGGGATTTGCAGCATCCGGCTCCCGATGTTTCAAAGCGTCACCGCCGGGGCTTTGACGGTTCTGGCCGCTGCGGTGCTGGCTGCCTTCACGCTGCTCCCCGCGGCACTGGCTCTTCTCACCCCGGTGATGAAGAGCCGGAACCGGGAAAGGGGCTTGGCCGGTACCAGCCGACCGGACCTCTGGCAGCGACTTGCGAGGCAGCTCCTGGCTAGACCGTTTAGGACCGGGGGCTTGGCCCTCATTCTTTTGGCGATTGGCATGATGCCCCTGCGAACCATGGGGATAGCCATCCCGGATGCGTCCTCGCTTCCTGCGGGCTATGAATCCCGTGCCGCGGCGGAAGCTTACGAGGAGCTCTTCGGGGAAGGAGGGAAGGCACGCGTTGATCTCTTGCTGCAGGGAAAGCCTGGACTCTCGGACAAGGAAGTAAGAGAGGAAGTTTATCGCTTGGTTGACAAGCTGAAGCGGGATCCTCAGGTACTAAGGGTGGATACGGATTTATTGATAGTGCCTCCCGCCCAGGGGAGGAATGAGGGAAGGCCGTCCTCCGACAGCGGGATGGCGGCCGCTTCGCTGGGCTCTCCTTCAACAGCAGGAACGTCCGTGCTCTTGCCGATAACGCTCAGAGCAGGAACCCATACGAAGGAAGCGAGAGAATGGGTTAGAAGCTGGGATCGGGAAGGGAGCGGGGGACCGGTTGCTTACCGGCTTGGCGGGGAGGCCAAATATGAGCAGGAAGTGTTCGATGCCGTCCGGGACGGGCTGCCCGCTTCGGTGGGATTTATTGGGACCAGCACCTTTCTTGTCCTCCTGATCGCTTTCCGCTCTTTCGTTATCGCCGTGAAGGCGATTGTGATGAACGCGCTCAGCCTTGCCGCCTCCTTCGGCATTTTAGCGGCGGTTTTCTCTCAGGGGGCCTTCGGAATGGAGCCGTACCCGGTGGCGTTGATGATTCCCGTCTTTGTTTTCGGCCTGGTGTTCGGGGTGAGTATGGACTACGGGATCTTCATGCTTTCGCGGATGGCGGAACACTATCAGCTGACAGGAGATAATGAACGGGCGGTGACATACGGGGTCGCTTCCACCAGCCGTTTACTGACAGCGGCGGCGGCGATTATGGTTGCGGTTACGCTGCCTTTTGCTTTCGGGGAGGTCGTAGGAGTCCGGCAGCTCGGAGTAGGTATTGCGGCCGCCGTGGCACTGGACGCGACGGTGATCCGGCTCATGCTCGTGCCGCCGCTCATGAAGCTGCTGGGAGACTGGAACTGGCGGCTTCCTAAGCTTTTTCGCTGA
- a CDS encoding CBO0543 family protein produces MHVAIALFTIYSVWRWGDWRNWKVYHPTMLYISVGGLLYEYLTHGFVLWKFHPDFLYNHPITVIVYAVLTMPLTVLLFLSRYPEGGSIQEKAVYYLFWVGCYSFFEWVLYLAGRISYDHGWNLGHSILFDIMMFPMLRFHFVKPLGAYSVSVLIIIYLMVHFDVPFESPMKLWP; encoded by the coding sequence ATGCACGTGGCCATCGCCCTTTTTACCATATATTCGGTTTGGCGTTGGGGGGATTGGAGAAATTGGAAGGTGTATCACCCCACCATGCTTTACATATCCGTTGGCGGCCTGCTCTATGAATATTTAACGCACGGTTTCGTCCTCTGGAAATTTCATCCCGACTTTCTATACAACCATCCGATAACGGTCATCGTCTACGCCGTCCTCACCATGCCCTTGACCGTCCTTCTGTTTCTATCCCGTTATCCGGAGGGCGGATCGATCCAAGAGAAGGCCGTCTATTATCTGTTCTGGGTGGGCTGTTATTCCTTCTTTGAGTGGGTGCTGTATTTGGCGGGCCGGATCTCTTACGACCACGGCTGGAATCTGGGCCACTCCATCCTGTTCGATATTATGATGTTTCCCATGCTCCGTTTTCACTTCGTGAAGCCGCTCGGGGCTTATAGCGTGTCGGTTCTTATCATCATTTATTTGATGGTCCACTTCGATGTTCCGTTCGAAAGTCCGATGAAATTGTGGCCCTAG
- a CDS encoding type 1 glutamine amidotransferase domain-containing protein, protein MKKIAFLLANGFEDSEMQKPYEELGKAGYETVIVGQKQGEELQGKNKSVTYTSDKSIDEVNASDYDAVVIPGGSSPENLRLNSKITDFVKQMNSNGKPIAAICHGPQILASANLLKGRTITCYQPLQDDMRNAGAEFVDKEVVVDGNFITSRQPKDEPAFIREIKNKLGE, encoded by the coding sequence GTGAAGAAGATTGCGTTTTTGCTCGCCAACGGTTTCGAAGATTCAGAGATGCAGAAGCCTTACGAAGAACTCGGCAAAGCCGGTTACGAGACGGTCATCGTAGGCCAGAAACAGGGCGAAGAGCTTCAAGGGAAGAACAAGTCGGTTACCTATACCTCCGATAAATCGATAGATGAGGTCAATGCCTCTGATTATGACGCTGTGGTCATTCCCGGGGGATCCTCCCCTGAGAATCTTCGCCTTAACAGCAAAATTACCGATTTCGTCAAGCAGATGAATTCGAACGGCAAGCCGATTGCGGCTATTTGCCACGGCCCGCAGATTTTGGCAAGCGCCAATCTGTTGAAAGGCCGCACGATCACCTGCTACCAGCCTTTGCAGGATGATATGCGCAATGCCGGAGCGGAGTTCGTCGATAAGGAAGTAGTCGTGGACGGCAACTTCATCACTTCCCGCCAGCCGAAGGACGAGCCGGCCTTTATCCGGGAGATCAAGAACAAGCTTGGTGAATAG
- a CDS encoding MsnO8 family LLM class oxidoreductase encodes MKLSVLDLVPVYPGCRPEEALRQAAELAQLADRVGYTRYWAAEHHDMAGLACPAPEVLLSHIGALTERIRLGSGAVLLPHYKPIKLAETFRLLSALYPGRIDMGLGRAPGGSAHVTMALSGNFLENVRRLPESLKALTELLEDRYVLEGAQVTARPIPSAGPELWMLGTNEKSAAYAAEFGTGYVFGRFMSPLGDREAAGLLDRYRTSFRPSKPGAAPRVILTVSVFCAPTEMEARRLAEEGMSIFRPDSAAPSSSDERDSKGPEPTDSGYRLIAGTPEQVRNRLAEASLLYGAEEMMIVCPIPDYSGRLESYRLLAEACL; translated from the coding sequence ATGAAGCTGTCCGTCTTGGACCTGGTTCCCGTTTACCCCGGCTGCCGGCCGGAGGAGGCCCTCAGGCAGGCAGCCGAGCTGGCCCAGCTCGCCGACCGGGTGGGCTATACCCGGTATTGGGCGGCCGAGCATCACGATATGGCCGGTTTGGCCTGCCCGGCTCCGGAAGTGCTGCTCTCCCATATCGGAGCCTTGACCGAACGGATCCGATTGGGCTCGGGTGCTGTTCTCCTTCCGCATTACAAGCCCATCAAGCTGGCGGAAACTTTCCGTCTGCTGTCCGCGCTGTATCCCGGAAGAATCGATATGGGGCTTGGGAGGGCTCCCGGGGGATCGGCCCATGTCACCATGGCGCTCAGCGGGAACTTTCTCGAGAACGTGCGAAGGCTTCCCGAATCCCTGAAGGCGTTGACGGAGCTTCTTGAGGACCGTTATGTGCTGGAGGGCGCACAGGTCACCGCCAGGCCCATTCCTTCGGCTGGCCCGGAGCTGTGGATGCTCGGAACAAATGAGAAGAGCGCCGCCTACGCGGCGGAGTTTGGGACCGGCTATGTTTTCGGCCGCTTCATGAGCCCGCTAGGGGATCGGGAAGCCGCCGGTCTGTTGGACCGTTACCGGACTTCGTTTCGTCCGTCTAAGCCGGGAGCCGCGCCGCGCGTGATTTTGACGGTCAGCGTCTTCTGCGCCCCAACCGAGATGGAGGCACGCCGGCTTGCCGAGGAAGGGATGTCTATTTTCCGCCCGGACTCTGCGGCTCCTTCGTCCTCGGACGAGCGGGATTCGAAGGGACCGGAGCCTACGGACAGCGGGTACCGTCTGATTGCCGGTACGCCTGAGCAAGTTAGAAACCGTCTGGCCGAAGCCAGCCTCCTGTACGGGGCGGAGGAAATGATGATCGTCTGCCCGATACCGGATTACTCCGGGAGATTGGAATCTTACCGGCTTCTGGCCGAAGCCTGCCTCTAG